Part of the Candidatus Cloacimonas sp. genome, TTGTGATATCTGCCTTAGCGATGTTTTCTACGCTGCTCAGTTCTTTCAGCAGCAGAAATTTATTTTTTTCCCCGATGCCCGGAATGTTTTCCAAAGTGCTTTCCAATGTTCTTTGCGAGCGTCTTTTGCGGTGTAAGGAAAGGGCAAAACGGTGTGCTTCATCGCGGATAGCAATTAATAAGCGCAATGCGGAAGAAGAACGGGGTAATATGAGTGATTGTTCATTTCCCGGGATAAAGACCTCTTCGGCTCTTTTCGCTAAAGAAATAAGGTAGATATCTTCTTTTCCCGAAATTTGAAGGATTTGCTTGCTGGCAGAAAGTTGTCCTTTTCCTCCATCTATAACGATCAGGTCTGGCTTCATACCTGGTTCTTTTTCGGTTTCCTTTAAAAAACGAGTCATTGTTTCCTGCATTGCAGCAAAGTCATTTTGGGTTTCTATGCTGCGAATAATGAAGTGGCGGTAATATTTCTTTTTGCTTTTGCCGTTTTCAAAGAAGACAGCTGAGGAAACAGTATCACTGCCCTGGATGGTGGAGATATCCATACAGACAATTTTACGAGGTAGTTTAGGCAATTTTAAGGCCTCTTTCAGTTCCTGCACAGGGAATATTGTACGATTGGCTTTTCTTAAATATGCCAGTTTACCTTCTTCCACGATATTGAAGGCATTGCGTTTTGCCATAGCGATTAGTTTGGTCTTTTCGCCGCGTTGAGGTATCTGTAATTTATTTCCCAGCCAGGAATTCAGTTTATCCATCTCTTTAGGGGCGAAGGGTAGCAGAACTTCTTCCGGCATTTCATCTTTATCCGTATAGTAGAGCTGCAAAAAGCTTGCCAGAATGCTATCGGGCTCATCATAGTCCAAATTGGCAAGAGGGTAGTTTTCCTGATGAATAATAGCTCCGTTATTCATTTTCAGAACTACGCAGACGGCTTTTTTCTCTTCCTGGTAAAAACCGATAATATCAATATTCCTGCCTTCAACATTATATACGGACTGGCGTTTCTGAATTCGTTCAATGGCAATTATCCGGTCACGGTATTTTGCTGCATCCTCAAAACGAAGCTCTTCGGAGGCATTTTGCATTTCTATGCGCAGTTCGTCTAAAATTTCTGCATAGCGTCCACTAAAAAAACGCAATAGCTGATTAACGGTTTGAGCATAATGGGCTTGACTAATGTAACCGACGCAGGGAGCGGAACATTTACCCAGTTGATAATTTATACAGGGTTGCTTATAATTGGTTTTGGGAATATTCCGATTACAGCTGCGCAGAGGGAAAATCCATTCCAAATTGCGTAAAGTATTTCGTAAATAGCGAACTTCTGTGTAAGGACCGAAATATTTGGCATTATCTTTTTGCAAATCGCGAGTAATAAAAATGCGAGGGAAGGGTTCATTTACCGTTATTTTCACGAAAGGATAGCGTTTATCGTCCTTCAACATAATATTATATTTAGGACGGTAACGCTTAATTAAAGTTGCTTCCAGGATGAAGGCATCGGCTTCGCTATTAGTAATTATATAATCTAAAGATGCGATATTTTTTATCAGTTGTCTCGTTTTAAGGTCTTTACCAGCAGGATTGAGATAATTTTTAATGCGATGTTTCAGGTTTAGTGCTTTGCCCACATAGATTATGGTTTCTTCTTTATCTTTCCAGATATAAACTCCGGGCAGTTCAGGTAGCAAAGCCAGTTTTGTTTCTATTTCTTCAGAAAACGATGGCATAATTTTTTACCCGCTTGTGTGATGTAGTCAATTTTAATCAGCATTCCAACAAGGTAAAATATAACGAAGGTAAAAACGGAAAGAATGGCATCTCTAATAAGTAAAGGAACTCTACCCGAAACAGGAAACAGATAACAACCGCAGCGCAGAAGGAAATAAAGAAAAACGCAAATCAAAAGGGTTTTAGCGATGTTTATCAATATCCCGGAAAAGGAAATCTCGGGCATTTTCTTTTTAATTAAAGACATCAGCAAGAAATAATTTACACAAGCCGTTATGGAAGTAGCAAGAGCTAAACCCCGATGCGCCATAAATTGCATTAAGACAAAGTTCAGCACAATGTTCAAAGCTACCATTCCCGCAGCAATTTTTACAGGTGTTTTGGTATCTTTATAGGCATAAAAGACAGGAGTAACGGTTTGATTTAAACTATAGAAAATTAAGCCCAGCGAATAGAAAATAAGCGCCTGAGAAGTCATCCAGACAGCTTTTTCCTTGAATGCTCCACTTTGAAATAAGATGCGGACAAAATCCTCCCCTAACGCTATGATGATTGTAGTTACAGGGAGCATAATATAGGCAAGATTCAAACCGGTAAAACGAATACTTTCCGAAAGCTCATCGTAATGCTTAGTAGAAACACAGCGGGAATAAAAAGGTAAAACAGCAGTACCGGTTGAAATGCCGAAAATTCCTAACGGAAATTGCATTAAACGATTACCAAAATTGAGAGCGGTGATAGATCCAATCGGTAGAAAGGATGCCATTAACGAATCGGCGATTAAATTGATTTCCCGAATGCCAATTCCAATCATACTGGGAATAAAGCGTTTCCATAAAAGAACTATTGCCTCGGAACCAAACTTAAGGTATATTGCCCATCGGTAACCAATCTTTTTTAGATAGGGCAGATTGATTACGGTTTGAAAAAAACCGCCTATTATAACACCCCAACCAGCCCAAATAATTAGCTCCTCACCAGTAACTTTTAACACAAAATAGGGAATTAGAACGGTTGCCATCATTCCGATATTTAATAAAGCAGAAGAAAGCCCGGTCATAAAAAAATAGTTATGAGAATTTAAAATTGCGATGAAGGTGGAGGATAAACCGATAAAAAACAGATAAGGGAAAATGATACGGGTTAGTTTGATAGCCAAAATCTTAGTTTGCATCGCCAAACCAGGATAGAGACACTTTACAATTAACGGAGCAAGGGCTATTCCCAAGATAGTTAAGAGGCAAAGGATAAGGGTTAAAACACTTAGTAGATTTAAAGCGAATTTTATCTGCTCTTCTTCATTCTGTTTTACTTTAATATCGTTATAAATAGGCACAAAAGCAGTTGAAAGAGCTCCTTCACCAAAAAGACGCCTTAATAAATTAGGAATATTATAGCCCACATTAAAAGCATCATTCAGATAGGTTGTGCCAAAGAAAAAAGCCATCACCTGGTCACGAATCAGACCTAAAATACGGCTGAGAAAAACACCTATAGACATAACGCTGATGTTTTTTGCCAAAGTCCGATGCGTGCCCTTAGTTTCCATTTATGGATTAAGCAGATGCTTACAGTGTAAATACAGATTGGTCATTATTAAGTTCAAATTTACATTGCCTTCAATTTTCCGATTGAGGTCTTCCAGAAAGAGCAGGAAATCATAAAGGCGATCAGCTATACCGGAATGTTTTATTGCAATTGGCTGCAAAATATCTATTTTATCAATATTGGTAATTTCCGCTGCAGGATTCATACTTAGGGCTCCTAAGTCACTGGCAAAAACCCTGATATATTTCAGCAAATCAATTATCTGGTCTTTCGTTTGATATTTCTTATTTACATCTGCCAATTCCAAATAGCCCAAATCATTTTCATTATCGGCTAAAGAAAATAGGGATAGAGCCCAATTACTGGAGAGGGATTCACTTTCAGACGCAATCCGGATGGCTGTTTTCAGGTTCCCTGAACTAATTCGGGATGCAGTTCTTGCTATAGCAGCGTTTATTTCAAAATCAACAGTAAGAATTTCTTCAATAACACCGCGGGTTAATGGCTTAAAATATACTGGCTGTATGCGGGAAAGAATAGTTGGTAAAATCATTGCCAGGCGTTCAGTGAGGAGAATGATAATGGTCTGTTCAGGTGGCTCTTCCAATGTTTTCAAAAAGGCATTGGCAGTAGCATTATTCATCATATCAGCATCTTCAATAATCACAATCCGGTATTTTGCTTCATGAATGGAAAGTTCCAGCCGCTTATTCAGCAGAGAAATACTTTCTTTACGAATTTCCGTTGTTTCCTTAAAGAAAAAATCCACCCAGGGGGTGTTTCTTTTATTATCCAGATATGCCTGATATTGTTTCAGCACATCGTTGTTTTTAATTTCTCCTTCCGGAGTTAGATTCAAATTGGGAGTGGGGAAGAGGTAAATAAAATCAGGATGCTCCAGTTGTAAAAATTTATGACAGGAATCACATTTGCCGCACGGCTTTACTGTATTGCTTGCTGTGCAGTTAACTGCCATCCCGAAATATAAAGCAGTGGTAAATTTTCCAACCCCATCACTACCATAAAAAAGATATGCCTGAGCAATACGGTCATTTTCCATTGCCTTATGTAAAAGCTCTAAGGCGTTTTCCTGCCCTTTTATCTTTTGTAACATTTATACAATGCTAATTTTGCTGCGTCCCGCTTCATCACTTATACTGTAAGCAAAGACCTTTTTAATGTAAGGGCTGGTAAATTCACTGGCAAGCATATCATATAAATACACATCGTGGTATTTTCCCGATACAAACATAAATTCTCTTTGCACTCCAATCTTCTTAAAACCGATTTTTTCATAACAACGAATAGCGCGCTTATTATAGGACATTACGGATAAGTATATATTATGCAGATTCAAGATATTAAACGCAAAATCCAAAAGCAGATTTATTGCTTCTGCTCCAATACCTTGATTCCAAAAGGTTTTTTCACCGATAAATATGCCTAAGGACGCATTCCTGTGCACCTGTGAAACATTATGAATACCGCAATTACCAATCACTTTATTGGTATCTTTTTCCACTATGGCAAAGATGTGTTCTTCATCCATCAATTTACGCAGTAAAATACCTTCCTTATCAATATCTAAAACTGTATCCGAAAGGGTTACAAACTGCCCTATCTCCATATCATTCAGCCATTCTGTGTATTTTTCCACATCGTCCATACAAACCGGGGAAAGATAACACTTTTCGCCAAGCAGCTTACGATAATACTTCATTTCTTACTCCTTTTTTAGTTTGAGGTCTATTAAACCCTGTTTGCCAATCAATGAGTTCAGCGGGTTCAATGCTGAATCACTCCTTTTTTAGTTTGAGGTCTATTAAACCCTGTTTGCCAATCAATGAGTTCAGNNNNNNNNNNNNNNNNNNNNNNNNNNNNNNNNNNNNNNNNNNNNNNNNNNNNNNNNNNNNNNNNNNNNNNNNNNNNNNNNNNNNNNNNNNNNNNNNNNNNCAGGTTCAATGCTGAATAACTCCTTTTTTAGTTTGAGGTCTATTAAACCCTGTGTGGTTTTTTTTCCAGACCTGAACAATATGTCAAGGTATTATTTCCGTTCAGATCCCCCCATTTTTAAAGCAGGGTAGTATAAGTCGTTGAGATTCAACGCATTTCCATTTATATTTATTGATGTCGTCCCTTGTTACATAGCTAAAACAGTCGGATACTACATTAGTGATTCGATAATAAACGAAGTAGTATATATCTTTCCATAATTTCTTTGAGTAGATTAAGATGTTGGGGAAAGCGGCTGCCAGTTTGTCTATGATTTCTCTTAAGGAATAGAGATAGCACATTGCCAAAAGTAAGATTTGATTCATATTTTGTAGTGCTGTATAAGTCATAAGCTGTATTTGTTCCCAGCCATAATATTGTTTGATATGGCGGTGTACTTCTTCTATTTTCCAACGGAGAGGATACATATTGAGTACCTTTTCTACAATCTGCTTTTCGGTAAGGTTCTGGTTAGGAAAATTGCACAGGAAATAAAAGAATCCTCCCTTTTTACCTTTGGGAACAACATAACGGGACAGAATCAACCAGGCATCGGTTGTTTCAGGTTCCTTTTTAGGATACGGATCCAGGCGGATTTTAACCCTCTTTATACCGCTCTGAAATGTTTTATTTTTCCCCTTAACTTTAATGGTAAACTTTAAATCAACCGCTTTAGCTACTTCCATAAAGTTCTTTTCTACTCCATTTACTATTAAATTCCTTTTGCCTTCCGAACGCACAATATAATCACAGCCATTATCTTGAAAAAAGGAAAACATAGACCTGTTATCATAACCCCGATCCATTACAAATACACCTTGATTATTACTATGCAGAATGATTTCTTCCATTCGTTCCTGCGTAACTTGAATAATACTATCCTGCTCAATTCCACTGGAGTACAAGTCAGAACTGAGCGGTTTGATCTGGTAACCTTCCTTTTCCGGATGACAGGCAACAATGTTGATTAAATCGTATCCATTTTGATCAACCCTACCGGTACTTCCATCCCGCACTTTTTTCAGCCCTTCCATTTTCGTTGCCTTGGATTTGATGATATCACTGTCATCTACAATAATAGCTGTATTGGAATCCAGACCTTTACACTGATTAGATAAGATCGCCTCTTGTATCTTTTTCGCTAAATTTTTTCTCTGTAAATTATGATAAAAACGGTCACAGGTCTTCTTTAAGGAAATAGCTTCATTAAGCTTCTGAGCTATGCGGTTTATGATTACCGATTTACTTTTGAGAATGCCTAAACAAAGGGAACATACATTGTTAAATTCCGGCTTAGTGAGAAACGGTAATGACTGAAGCAACCAACAATAAAGTTTTTCTTGCAAGTTTTCTTGAACATTTTTTTGTAGTTCTGTAAACATGACTGGGGTAACTCCTTATAGTTTAATTTTAATTCACTTGTTTAGGAGCTACCCCTTTTGTCAAGGGTAAAAGTGACAAAATCATAATCTAAGTATTTAATTTATCATAAAGATATTGAAACTATTATACATAAAACATTCTAATACAAAGGATAAACCTATTTTCAGGGTTTTGCATAATTGCATAACTGTTTGATATTTAAGCATTAACGACATAATGAATTGAATGTACATTTGGTTCAAAATAATGAAAAAATGGCTCAAATAATTTTGGGGGGATCCGTGATTATTTCCGGCAAATTATATTTCTCGTGGATTTTGCGGATGCAAATCCACCGGCGTGTGAGGATTTATTGCACGCCCATTAAGCAGCTTGGATTCTCAGAAAACAGGTTAATTCTCTATCTTATCACCGGTTTCACTTTTCACCTGTTAACCAGTTAACCTGTTAACCCGTTCACCCGTTAACCTGTTAACCCGTTAACCTGTTAACCCGTTCACCCGTTCACCCGTTAACCCGTTAACCTGTTCACCTGTTAACCCGTTAACCCGTTTTCAATAATGCAAATCCCTAATTCCTTCTTTCATTTTAGCCAGATTTTCTTTAATAGAAGCATACATTTGGGGGTCTTCTATTTTTGCTACTTCTTTATCAATAAGTTCCAGTCCAACCTTTTTTGTGCGAGGGCTGGCATAGTCATAGAGGTATTCCGCAAAAGTTAATAAAGCATTAGGAGTACAAAAGCGTTTTACAAAGCCGGGGATGGCAAATTCCATAAAATGTTCGCCAGTTCTACCTGCCCGGTAACAGGAAGTGCAAAAAGAAGGTATATAGCCGCCTGTGGCTAATTCGTATATAACATCATCCAAAGAGCGTGTATCACCTAAAACAAATTGGCTTTTGCGTTTGGATTCTTCATCTTTATGAGCATAGTCACCCACTCCGATACTGCTTCCAGCGTCAATTTGAGAAATACCATAACGCATAACTTCATCTCTAACAGCAATTGGTTCTCTGGCTGTAAGTATCATTCCGGTGTAAGGAACGCTTAAACGAATTGCAGCTATTAAAAGTTTAAAGTCCTCATCTGAAACCTGATAGGGAGGGTGCATCGTAAAATCGGTTCCATTAGCCGGTTCAATACGAGGGAAAGATATAGTATGAGGTCCCACACCAAAGAGCGTTTCCAAATGAATGGTGTGATAGAGAAGCCCCATTACTTCAAAATGCCAATCGTAAAGTCCCATTAAAGCACCAATACCTAAATCATCAATTCCTGCCTGCATAGCTCTATCCAAACCATATAAACGCCACAGGAAATTGCTTTTTGGTCCCCTCGGGTGCAATTTTTTATATGCTTCTTCATTGTAGGTCTCCTGGAAAATTTGGTAAGTGCCAATTCCAACGGATTTAACAGTGCGGAAACCTTCAATATCTAAAGGAGCAGCATTAATATTTACGCGGCGGATTTCACCTTTGTTATGTTTTACATTATAAACTGTTTGCACTGTTTCAGCAATGTATTCAGGCGAATATTCAGGATGCTCTCCATAAACCATAATCAGCCGTTTATGTCCTTTATCTTCCAATGCTTCCGTTTCCGCAATCAATTCTTCCCTGCTTAAAGTGGCACGATTGCACTCTTTATTTGATATGCGAAAACCGCAATAAACACAATCGTTGATACATTCGTTACCTACATAAAGAGGAGCAAAAAGGACAATTCTATTGCCGTATATGCGTTCTTTAAGGGTATGCGCTCCTTCCAGAATAAGTGCTTTCAGCTCAGGATTGGTAACATTAATTAAAGCGGCTGTCTCATCAGGATTAAGACGTTGTTTTGCCAGAGATTTATCAACAATATCTTTAATCCGAATGGCATCAGCGAAACGGTTCTGCTGTAAGTGTTCCATTATTTCAGCAGTGGGGATAAACGATTTAAGACCTTCAGTGTCAATCTTCATTTTGTTCTCCTTCTTCAATCTTTAAAGTGGTAACTTTTACTTTCACGGATTTGATTTGACCCAACTTTCCGGAAAAAGCACCCATTTCTGCAACAGGAAGCTCTACAATCAAAAAGATTACAGCAATTCCCAAATCCCGCATTGGATAGCCAACGCGTAACAGAATATGCGGCGCATAGTTATGCAGTAATTCGTTAACAGGATGAAAAGCGCTTTCTCTGTCTTCCATCACTATGCTTAAAATATGGCGTTTCGGGTTCATTATTACACTTCCTTTGGCGACAAGAAAACAAAGTAAAGCAAAGAGGAAAAGAGGTCTTTCCACCCTTGATGCCAGAACTTATCTCTCATCGCAGGTATTTTTAAAACATTATAATCTATAAAGGGTTTTTGGCAAGGGAAAAATTGAAATGGGAGAGAAATAAAGAAGTTTAGAAGTTATGTAATGTTTTGCTTTGCAGCAGGATAGGTATGAATACCGCATATTTATGGGCAACCTGTAAATAATGATTAAATTTATCCTGTGATAATGGAAAATTAACAGGAATATGATCTTACGAGGTAAGTGATTTCTTGATGCTTAAATATTAGCAGAAATTAAGCTGGCAACAGGTGCTTTACCCGAAAGTTCCTTAGTTCGTAAAATTATAAAAATAGTAGCTGTTACCTGAATGAAATTACAAGACGCAAACTATGCTCCTGTTATCATTTTAATTTCTAAAATTATCCTGTGGTCTATGCCTGACTATCTGTTGCCTGCTCGGTTCTTGAATGTCCCTTTAACGATCCTTTAACAATACCTTAACTTTGTTAAGGAATCGTTAAAGAAGGTTTAAAGAAGCATAAAAGATTCAACTTGGCAGGAAACAATGCTCAGCATCAGAATTGATTAAAATTGTGCAAATTGCAATTTACATTTCTTGCAATAGACCTCAATTCTCCATTTTCAATTCCATCTCTTTTTCTCTTTCCCTCTTTGTTAAATTAATCTCTTTTTCTCTTTCCCTCTTTATTAAATTATCCTCTTTTTCTCTTTCCCTCTTTGTTAAATTATCCTCTTTTTCTCTTTCCCTCTTTGTTAAATTAATCTCTTTCTCTCTTTCCCTCTTTGTTAAATTAATCTCTTTCTCTCTTTGTAAAATAAATCTATCTTGCTGTCTCTATTCCGGATTGATACTATCCAGGCGTTCCTTCAAAAGAAAGAGGATAGGGGAGAAATGCAGGATATATTTTTTAGCTGTAGTTAGCACTTTTCTGGCTTTTTTATAGTCGTTTTTTTGCAGCAGGAGACGAATAAGATCTTCATAAACGGCACTGATATAAGGATTTATTTCTTGTGCTTTCTGCAAAAGTTCAATTGCCCGGTCGGACATTCCAATATGGACAGCAGCATCAGCATAAACCAAAAGGTGGTCAGGGTTGCTTATTTCGTTAATTGATTCATATTCTACAAAGCTGTAATAGGATTTCAGCCAGATGCCTTTTTTCCCGTAAACCAGAGCAGAAAGAAGCAATAACTGTCTATGTTTCCCGAATTTCTTTTCGGCAATTTGAATTGTTTCATAAGCCCGGTCGTAGTTTTGCAGACGCATATATTGCTCAACCAGTAGGAAATAGATAAATGGATTGTCGTCCATCACATAAAGTATTTTGTGAATTGTATCAATGCTATCCTGATAAGAGCCCAAAAAAGCGTAAGCAAGAGCTATATTATAAAGAATTTCCGGAGGCGGATCAGAAATCCGTTTATAGTAAGTATTGGCGATTCTATATTCTCCTAAGGAAAAATAGCAGGAACCAATTAAAAACAGCAATTGCGGATTATCGGGAAGTAAGGAAATTGCTTTATGATAATAACTGAGTGCTTTTTCATAGAGCTGGTGCTCCAGATAGATATCTCCCAAATTTACCAGCAGAGGAAGATTATCGGGTTCTTCTTTTAATGCCTCCTGAAGCAAATAAACAGCTTGCAGCCAATTTGTTTTAGAAATGGCATTAGCTCTTTGAATAAGGTTATTTATATCTGTTAAGTTCATAATTTACTTTAATGTCTTCATTAGTTCTTGAACGGCACGAATAAGTTGTGGGTCTCGTTCTGCAATAATATCTTCCGGGGTAAGCTCCACTACTATGTCAGGTTGAACTCCATTTCCTTCCATATTCGTACCATCCAGTTTATACCAGCCGGTTCCCGGCATCCGCATAGAAGAACCATCCTGTAAATAATAATGCCAGGTTCCGATAACTGCTCCGCTGGAAGGTGTGCCAACTACTTTACCTAATTTTAATTCCTGATAAACGGCAGGAAAGATTTCCCCGTCGCTGAAGGATTTTTCGTTTACTAATACAATACTTGGTTTGTCCCAAATATTATAAGGTTCGGAATGTAAATAGCGGCTGAATCTACGGCTGGTAGAGTAAGCATATTTCGTTTTCTGGAACAAGGTGATTAATTGGTCATGAATATGTCCACCGGTGTTACCACGCACATCAATAACCAAAGCTTCCTTATTGTAATTATCCACTATTAAATCGCGGTAAAACTTTTGCCATTCCTCATCACCCATTGCCGGAATATGGATATAACCAAGTTTTCCTTGGGAAAGTTCTTCTACTTGTTTTTTCTTCTGGGCAACCTGATAATCATAGCGTAAATCCGTCATTTGAGTAAAGCTTAGTCCTGTAATTACTGCTTCTGTAATAATTCCATCTTGATTTACCGTCAGCTTTATTTTTTTCCCTGTTTTTCCTGCCAAAAGGGAATCCAGAGCAGTATATTTGGTAATTTTAACTCCATCAATAGAAGTTAAAAGGCAACCTTCCGGGAAGTGATAAAAACTGCTTAAGCGGGAATTAGGATAAATTTTGCTAAGGCGAATACCTTCTTCTAAAACTGTAGAATAATCTAATTCTGCACCTAACCAGGCAGCAGGAGAGGTAAAAGGATTATATTCATCACGGGGATAAAAACCTGTATGCGAAGCATTTATATCGCCAATCATCTCTTCAATAATTAAAGCTACATCATAGATATTTCTTGTTTTATCTACATAAGGACGGTAAAGTTCATAGATTTCCTTCCACGAAACATTGTGCATATCAGGGTCATAGAAGTTATTACCAAAAGCGTTCCATGCTTCCTCAAAGACCCTTTTGTTCAACAATGCTTTATCATACTGGTAATCGTATTTAATTTTTATCTCTTTGCGAGCGGAAGTATCAATGTTATATGACCTCAATCCATTATCCACAGTGTAATAAACAGTATCCTTAACCTTGGTATAGTAATCGGCATTTTCACCCAGATTAAACACTTCCTTTATGTTCTTTCCGTAAATATTGGCTTTTTTCAGATAGCAATTTTTATCCTGCTGAATGGTATCTTCAATATAGTAAAAAGTGCTGTCGCTAATTGTATCCAGAACGAAATTATAATTATCTTTTGCAACTATAATCGGATAAAAGCGTTTTTCAAGTCCTTCCCAAACAATCTCCATCGGCTTGGGCTCTTTCTCTTCTATAACTGTTGTTGCAGGAATAACAGAGTAATCTTCATTCTCTTGTTCTTCATAAGTGCTATCCGGTTTACTTCTTTCCGCGTGTAAAATTTCGTCCCAAGGGTCTTTATCCAGTTCAAATTCGTCTCTGGGAACCAAATCCAGACGGTAAATACTACTTTCGTAAGTTAGTAAAATGGATTTATTATCAGGAGTCCAAATCAGATTTTGCCACCAGCGATTATCGTTTAAAAGAAGTTTGCTGTTACCTGTTTGCACATCATATAGATACAACTCTTTTGCATAGTTATCTTCTCGCAATGCTCCATACACGGCATAGCTGCCATCCTCGTTAAAAGCAAAATTGGTTACTACAGCCCAAGGTGTTTTTACGGGACGAATATTCACAAAGCCCGAATCAGCAATGGCAACTTTCTGGTGACAGAAATAATCGTCGTATTTGATAAACCAGCGTCCATGCTTATCTTTATATAAATCCGTAACATTTAAACTATCAGCTCCAAACCATTCCACAGGGGAGAGGGTGATAATGGAATCGGCTGTTGCCAGAAAGAGTTTAACCACACCGCTATTAAATTTGTTAATTATCATTCGGCGTTCATCCAGAAATTGCATTGAGAACACAGAACCGTGATCAAAACTGATTTGTTTGGTTTCACCTCCTTTCAAGGGAGAAAAAAAACTGTCATAGTTATGAGTAAAACCAAGCAGTAGTTCGTCATCTGAAATAGCGTAATTATCCAAAGCGGAATTTCCGTAGCTGCGAACTATATTATCCTGCCATTCATCTTCCGCAAGGTCTATAAATAGAGGGCTGATTTTCGTGCCTGTTTTGAGGGTAGGGTCGTATTTATAGATAGCATCAAAATATTCAAAAACCAGGCGGTCATTAGCTCTTGCCAGGTTAATATCGCGAGCGCTGAAGGGTGTTAAATCAGTAATTTTTTCCGGTTTACGAAAAG contains:
- a CDS encoding iron-only hydrogenase system regulator, with product MNPKRHILSIVMEDRESAFHPVNELLHNYAPHILLRVGYPMRDLGIAVIFLIVELPVAEMGAFSGKLGQIKSVKVKVTTLKIEEGEQNED
- a CDS encoding tetratricopeptide repeat protein; this encodes MNLTDINNLIQRANAISKTNWLQAVYLLQEALKEEPDNLPLLVNLGDIYLEHQLYEKALSYYHKAISLLPDNPQLLFLIGSCYFSLGEYRIANTYYKRISDPPPEILYNIALAYAFLGSYQDSIDTIHKILYVMDDNPFIYFLLVEQYMRLQNYDRAYETIQIAEKKFGKHRQLLLLSALVYGKKGIWLKSYYSFVEYESINEISNPDHLLVYADAAVHIGMSDRAIELLQKAQEINPYISAVYEDLIRLLLQKNDYKKARKVLTTAKKYILHFSPILFLLKERLDSINPE
- a CDS encoding S41 family peptidase, with translation MCYVYCNDLWLVPFEGGIPRRITNTSAYEWNPQFSPDGKLLAFSSDRSGQNLVYTMPIQGGEATAVSYNSLGISEWFSDSRHLLCTKYTPRWGLSFYKVPLDGSSPLLIAEIASRYATLSPDNKQIVFQKEGYSRREAYRGSANGELWQIDIATKKYTKLTNSELSEMYPRFSQTGALYYCASDGKSLQVNKVNKLSFRKPEKITDLTPFSARDINLARANDRLVFEYFDAIYKYDPTLKTGTKISPLFIDLAEDEWQDNIVRSYGNSALDNYAISDDELLLGFTHNYDSFFSPLKGGETKQISFDHGSVFSMQFLDERRMIINKFNSGVVKLFLATADSIITLSPVEWFGADSLNVTDLYKDKHGRWFIKYDDYFCHQKVAIADSGFVNIRPVKTPWAVVTNFAFNEDGSYAVYGALREDNYAKELYLYDVQTGNSKLLLNDNRWWQNLIWTPDNKSILLTYESSIYRLDLVPRDEFELDKDPWDEILHAERSKPDSTYEEQENEDYSVIPATTVIEEKEPKPMEIVWEGLEKRFYPIIVAKDNYNFVLDTISDSTFYYIEDTIQQDKNCYLKKANIYGKNIKEVFNLGENADYYTKVKDTVYYTVDNGLRSYNIDTSARKEIKIKYDYQYDKALLNKRVFEEAWNAFGNNFYDPDMHNVSWKEIYELYRPYVDKTRNIYDVALIIEEMIGDINASHTGFYPRDEYNPFTSPAAWLGAELDYSTVLEEGIRLSKIYPNSRLSSFYHFPEGCLLTSIDGVKITKYTALDSLLAGKTGKKIKLTVNQDGIITEAVITGLSFTQMTDLRYDYQVAQKKKQVEELSQGKLGYIHIPAMGDEEWQKFYRDLIVDNYNKEALVIDVRGNTGGHIHDQLITLFQKTKYAYSTSRRFSRYLHSEPYNIWDKPSIVLVNEKSFSDGEIFPAVYQELKLGKVVGTPSSGAVIGTWHYYLQDGSSMRMPGTGWYKLDGTNMEGNGVQPDIVVELTPEDIIAERDPQLIRAVQELMKTLK